A genomic stretch from Shewanella sediminis HAW-EB3 includes:
- a CDS encoding chaperone NapD → MSLAEAHISSLLVQVSPEHLNTTKKLIEAFEEAEIYGVNEVGKIVVVLETQTQGFITDVIEKINDMPGVLGATMVYHQIDIEPDTSNLTPDKNDNVIEEQV, encoded by the coding sequence ATGTCGTTAGCTGAGGCGCATATCTCAAGCCTACTAGTCCAGGTTAGCCCTGAGCACTTAAATACAACGAAAAAGCTGATAGAAGCGTTTGAAGAGGCCGAAATTTATGGCGTCAATGAAGTCGGAAAAATTGTTGTTGTCTTAGAGACCCAAACACAAGGTTTTATTACTGACGTGATTGAAAAAATAAACGATATGCCAGGTGTGCTCGGTGCAACAATGGTTTATCACCAAATTGATATCGAACCAGATACCAGCAATCTAACCCCTGATAAAAACGATAATGTTATCGAGGAACAAGTATGA
- the napA gene encoding periplasmic nitrate reductase subunit alpha: MKMSRREFIKANAAASAAALAGVTLPATATNLIASSQESKIHWDKAPCRFCGTGCSVLVGTQEGKVVATQGDPEAPVNKGLNCIKGYFLSKIMYGSDRLTQPLLRQTNGKFDKNGDFAPVSWDQAFDIMADKWKAALKEKGPTSVGMFGSGQWTVMEGYAASKMMKAGFRSNNIDPNARHCMASAVGGFMRSFGIDEPMGCYDDFEEADAFVLWGSNMAEMHPILWSRITDRRLSHPHVKVNVLSTYYHRSFELADKGYIFKPQSDLAIANFIANYIIENDAVNWDFVNKHTHFKQATTDIGYGLRDEHPLQKKAANPNVGKVQAIDFEQYKKSVAPYTAEKTAEMTGLSEDELVTLAKQFADPKIKVMSLWTMGMNQHTRGVWMNSLVYNIHLLVGKISEPGNGPFSLTGQPSACGTAREVGTFSHRLPADMVVANPKHRKLAEKLWKIPEGTIPPKPGFHAVLQDRKLNDGALNAYWTMCNNNMQAGPNINEERLPGYRNPENFIVCSDPYPTATAQAADLILPTAMWVEKEGAYGNAERRTQVWYQQVKAPGDAKSDLWQIMEFAKRFKIEEVWSEELIAKMPEVRGKNMCEVLFENGQVNKFPLSEAQELNDDAKDQGYYVQKGMFEEYASFGRDHGHDLAPYDRYHQERGLRWPVVNGKETKWRFKEGSDPYVGKGKGFEFYGKPDGRAWIISAPYEAPPESPDDEFNLWLCTGRVLEHWHTGTMTRRVPELYKAVPDAVCFMHPDDAKSHGVRRGDEVLMSNKRGEVRVRVETRGRNRPPKGLVFVPFFDARILVNKLILDATDPLSKQTDFKKCPIKITKVG, translated from the coding sequence ATGAAAATGTCTAGACGTGAGTTTATCAAAGCAAATGCAGCAGCTTCAGCTGCAGCGCTTGCTGGTGTTACTCTTCCTGCCACTGCAACGAACTTAATCGCATCAAGCCAAGAGTCAAAAATTCATTGGGATAAAGCACCTTGCCGTTTCTGTGGTACAGGTTGCTCCGTACTTGTTGGTACTCAGGAAGGTAAAGTTGTTGCCACCCAAGGTGACCCAGAAGCTCCTGTAAATAAAGGCCTTAATTGTATTAAAGGTTACTTTCTTTCAAAAATCATGTATGGCTCAGACCGGCTAACTCAGCCGCTGTTGCGTCAAACTAATGGTAAATTTGATAAGAACGGTGATTTTGCTCCAGTAAGCTGGGATCAAGCCTTTGATATCATGGCTGACAAGTGGAAAGCCGCGTTAAAAGAGAAAGGTCCGACTAGCGTGGGTATGTTTGGCTCTGGTCAGTGGACGGTAATGGAAGGCTATGCTGCATCTAAGATGATGAAAGCAGGTTTTCGCTCTAACAACATCGACCCTAACGCGCGTCACTGTATGGCCTCTGCTGTTGGCGGCTTTATGCGTAGCTTTGGTATTGATGAGCCTATGGGCTGTTATGATGACTTCGAAGAAGCCGATGCCTTCGTGTTATGGGGCTCTAATATGGCAGAGATGCACCCCATTTTATGGAGTCGCATCACCGATCGTCGCTTAAGTCATCCCCATGTGAAAGTGAACGTATTATCAACCTATTATCACCGTTCATTTGAACTTGCTGATAAAGGTTACATCTTTAAGCCACAGTCTGACCTTGCAATAGCCAACTTTATTGCTAACTACATCATTGAAAACGATGCGGTTAATTGGGACTTTGTTAATAAGCACACTCATTTCAAACAAGCCACTACTGATATCGGTTACGGTTTAAGAGATGAACACCCTCTACAAAAGAAGGCTGCTAACCCCAACGTTGGTAAAGTTCAAGCTATCGACTTTGAACAGTACAAAAAATCAGTAGCGCCATACACAGCCGAAAAGACTGCCGAGATGACGGGGCTTAGTGAAGATGAGCTAGTGACCTTAGCTAAGCAGTTCGCCGATCCAAAGATTAAGGTGATGTCACTTTGGACTATGGGGATGAACCAACATACCCGTGGCGTATGGATGAACTCGCTGGTTTATAACATCCACTTGCTTGTTGGTAAGATATCAGAGCCAGGAAACGGTCCATTCTCACTCACAGGCCAGCCTTCTGCTTGTGGCACGGCACGTGAAGTGGGTACTTTCTCGCATCGTTTACCTGCAGATATGGTCGTTGCCAACCCTAAGCATCGAAAGCTTGCTGAGAAGCTATGGAAGATCCCTGAAGGTACGATTCCACCAAAGCCAGGATTCCATGCAGTTTTACAAGATCGTAAGCTTAATGATGGTGCGCTTAATGCTTATTGGACCATGTGTAACAACAATATGCAGGCAGGCCCAAATATCAACGAAGAGCGCTTACCTGGTTACCGTAATCCAGAGAATTTTATCGTCTGCTCTGATCCTTACCCCACAGCAACTGCACAAGCCGCTGACTTGATTCTTCCTACAGCAATGTGGGTAGAAAAAGAGGGTGCTTATGGTAATGCTGAACGCCGTACACAGGTTTGGTACCAGCAGGTTAAAGCGCCAGGTGACGCTAAATCGGATCTGTGGCAGATAATGGAATTTGCGAAGCGCTTCAAAATTGAAGAGGTGTGGAGTGAAGAGCTAATTGCAAAGATGCCTGAAGTACGCGGTAAAAACATGTGCGAAGTGCTGTTTGAAAACGGCCAAGTGAACAAGTTCCCATTATCTGAAGCGCAAGAGCTCAATGATGATGCAAAAGATCAAGGTTACTATGTACAAAAAGGTATGTTCGAAGAGTATGCAAGCTTTGGCCGAGACCATGGACATGATTTAGCCCCATACGACCGCTACCATCAAGAGCGTGGTTTACGTTGGCCAGTGGTCAACGGTAAAGAGACCAAGTGGCGCTTTAAAGAGGGGTCAGATCCTTATGTAGGTAAAGGTAAAGGGTTTGAGTTCTATGGTAAGCCAGATGGTAGAGCATGGATTATCTCGGCACCTTACGAGGCGCCACCAGAGTCACCAGATGATGAGTTTAACCTGTGGTTATGTACTGGCCGTGTATTAGAGCATTGGCATACAGGTACCATGACACGCCGTGTACCTGAGCTGTACAAGGCCGTTCCAGATGCTGTTTGTTTCATGCATCCAGATGATGCTAAGTCACATGGTGTTCGCCGTGGCGATGAAGTGTTAATGAGCAACAAACGTGGTGAGGTCCGTGTGCGTGTTGAGACAAGAGGTCGTAACCGTCCACCAAAAGGCTTAGTGTTTGTTCCATTTTTCGATGCTCGTATTCTAGTCAACAAGCTGATTTTAG